The genome window GTGAGTCAATCCGAGCCTGCAGGGGCATGATATTTGATCAGTAAAAATTGAATAGTTGATGTATGGAAGGGTTGAACTTGAATTGGTTTCACAACATCTAGACCTGAATTCTTTAAAAAAGATTGATTCTACTTGGTGACTTGATATTGATCTTAATATATAGTTTAAATCAAGTCTGAACCGGTGAGCAAAGTACAGCTAGATCACAATGTATGGAACCTTAGACTTACATTTGCCATTAATTACAATTAGTTCAAGGAATATAAAGATCTGAACTAAAAAGACAATAGACCTAACCTGTATTTGGTCGTCTGTGATCAAAGCTTCAAGTTCTTTCTCCAGCCCTGCAACAGTTGTTTTGAAGGCATTTGCCATCATTTGCAAATCAACAGAGACAAATGGGTGTGTATACTGGATGAGGGCCTTGTTGCGGATTTGATCATACAGCGTCTCAACATGGTCATGCAAATGGATGTCAAGCAGCAAATTTGCTTTGAGATTTCCAAGGTAATCCAAGCATGAGGCATAGTGGCTACAATAACAAGGGATATGATTTTGTTAGatgaggtaaaaaaaaagacaatccAGGTTGGGATGGGTTGATAATTGACCCATCACACAGCCAATTCTAAGAAAATAATTAGTTCTAATATTTTTGTGAACACGcttataaaatttacatttatgGCTATCAGCTatcctttataaaaatttatctaGTATACATCGCATAGTGCCAAATGCCCCCAGTCCAAACCTATCAAGTTACCTTGAGTAGAAATCATTGATAAGCTCTCTTACTTCAGGCACTAACTCTAAAAAGTTCCGGAAGTTGACGTTGTCTATAACTTTGCTCTGTCAGATGAAAGCATTCAATAAGAAACTGCTCTCAAAGGTTCATTATGATGACCTTGAAAAACAATAattgtagaaaaagaaaaaggaaaaaaaaaaagaagatggagAAACAGAACAGATACCTTCAACTCTGCCCTGTCAAAACTTGCCAGTGCACAAAGCCCGCCATATGTTGCAACATCTTGAGGTGCAATGACTTCATTGTAGTGACTTCCCAATTCAGAACCTGTTTCCAAGAACTGCAAACATACACAAGATGGTAAATGCCACATTGAAGATAATATGACCAGTGGTAAATGCAAACATACACATAATACGgtaatttattttgaagtaTATATTACATTGATAAAAGGCAAACTCAAAATCATTGTGAATGCAGATtttccaagtaaaaaaaaaaaacctacagaAAGCAGAAAGGAACATATCGTTTGATCTAAATAACTGAGCATTTGAATTCAAGCTAAAGAATGAACCCATCTTTCTTGTACTTTCTGACCCCTATTGGCAAGATTAAAACCCAGACCTGCCCCTCCATTTTATCCTCTTTTACCAAGTGAAATATATGGTGAAAGAATGGACATCCATTACCTCAGACACCAAGTAGATGGAAATTCTGAGGTGgacttttttgataagtagaaaTTATGACTACAGTAACACTAAAACAGAAATAGTCTCTCCACAGCAAATTTTATTAGCTGCTTTTaaataaggatgaaaaaaaGCACCAAGTTTCATGCACGGTCAGAGAGTTGACAATTTTTATAGGGAATGAAACATCCATATAGGTAGGCAAACTATAAGTGCAacttgattttaacaaaaaggTCTGGACGATGACAATGCCACCATCATTGTCACCATAACTTTGTCATATACACTTTATAAACAAATTTGGCAAATGGCCCTTTGGCCTATTGGCACCTCCACCCTTGTTGTGGGTTTagtctggggttcaatccctaACATGTCTACTTAACTAAAAAGTTACTTACACCTTTTGGGAAGAACGGCCTCTACAAGAAAGAaagcaacccaaaaaaaaaaaaaaacagccaaGTTTAATGCACGGTTGGGAAAGTTGACAATTTAATAGGGAATGAACAATTCATATAGGTAGGCAAACTATAAGTGCAGCTTGATTTTAACAAAAGGTCTGGATAATGACAAAGCCAGCATCATTGCCAACATATCTTTGTTATATACACCTTTTTATTTGGCCAATGGCCCTTAGGCCTATTGGCATCTCCACCCTAGTGATGGGTTTAGGTCTGGGATTCAATCCCTGGCATCTACACTTAACAAAAAAGTTATATACACCTTTTGAGAAGAATAGCATATACAGTTTATCTtccattttataatatattgttCTCTATTATgccccaaaattcaaaaatacttCTCCAATAGATAATAGCAAAAATGGTGAATGTgattttgcatcatcaaaaCATCCATCAAGTCCAAATCCCagtttaaaacattaaaaagcACTACACCATGGAACCCAAATATCatgagaaaataaatgtaaagattTTTAAAAGTACCATGGCTAAAAGCTTCAACTAATCACTTTCCCttcccttcaatttttttttactcagtTTCAAGATATCGATTAATGCATGATATCACCAACTATTACGGTTAACAACTAAATGATTGCAACATTTACTACAACAACTACAACACATCTAGTTACTAATAAACATACAAAACAGTTTTCAAGACCAGTACACTCTTTATTAAAGCCACAAGCAAGAACAAGCaccatttttatattaatagtAAAACAGTAAATAAGCCAACAAACCTTACGAGCAGCAAGCTTGTATTTTTTAGCCTCCAAGTGAGCCAATCCTGCAGCACATCGTAGTTTTGCAGCTGTAATTGGGTCAAGGGCCTCTGGTGATTGTTCTGCTTTACTGACATAGCTTGTCACATGGGTGAATTGACCCATCTCAATGCTGACCAGAATTGCACTCAAACACATATGGATGATGTGTTTTGATGTAGTACAATAATCACGAGTACGAACATAACTCTTAAAAGCATCCCCGAGTGCACCATGAGCATAATAAAAATCTCCAAAATCATTGTATCCCATTCTTATGCTTTCTTTGATCAAATTTGTCTGCAAAGAAAGTAAATGGAGAACAAGAGATCAGGGAAAGCAATACTGCAGAACAATAAAAGAATTGATCAAAAAATTGATCTAACATTATGATGTTTGAAGATAACAGAAAGGCTGGTCCATGGGTACCAAACCTCTCAGATAGAGAGAGCATGCAGTGTTAACTTTCTTTGCATATAAGGGTCAACAAAAACTACCATGAAGTGACACACTAATATCCAGAGGATTCCTTACAGGGAAAAGTCCCATCTAGAACTAACAAAGTAACAAGATATACTTAACATTTGACAAGAGCATTTAATCAATTTGGCTTGAACCCATAAGACAGGCAACTGTAACATTCAATCTGGGCTGAAGATGTATATAGACTAACACAGACTAGTGGCCCCATCTtgttaattttccttttatgcTATTTGCATAAagcaaaaacttatttttatctcCTTTAGTTTACTCCTCTCTTACCCTGAAATTTGTATTAGTTCACAAAATTCCTacctttattttcttatataaacTTGGGACTCCTCAAATGTCAACATCCAAACTCAAGCTATACTGAATTAATGACAATGTTGCCAACATTTTGTATCTTAGATCATGATTGAActtcaatataaaaaatgagaaatccCACTCCCTGAGAGATATCAAAGAGCAAACCATGATTACTATTCAACAACAACATTGACAACAACTCCCTTCGTCCCAATTTATTTGGGGTTGGCTATGAATCCTCATCAGATTAGTTAGGCTCGGctacatgtattcttttcctccattctattcTGCCTAA of Quercus lobata isolate SW786 chromosome 8, ValleyOak3.0 Primary Assembly, whole genome shotgun sequence contains these proteins:
- the LOC115957767 gene encoding COP9 signalosome complex subunit 1 — translated: MEPEGSPSRPMIDEIHSNGGINLCDGDVDDEPSIDDTTTTTTNNRPIISSGEQLDVEAYGGLYQGRTKIMRLLFIAENCEGNPAMRLEALRMAHDEIKKGENTQLYREVVQKIDGELGPNYAMDSAWCDSVDRRADQKKEKLENELNAYRTNLIKESIRMGYNDFGDFYYAHGALGDAFKSYVRTRDYCTTSKHIIHMCLSAILVSIEMGQFTHVTSYVSKAEQSPEALDPITAAKLRCAAGLAHLEAKKYKLAARKFLETGSELGSHYNEVIAPQDVATYGGLCALASFDRAELKSKVIDNVNFRNFLELVPEVRELINDFYSSHYASCLDYLGNLKANLLLDIHLHDHVETLYDQIRNKALIQYTHPFVSVDLQMMANAFKTTVAGLEKELEALITDDQIQARIDSHNKILYARHADQRNATFQRVLQTGNEFDRDVRSMLLRANLIKHEYNLRAARKH